The Prunus persica cultivar Lovell chromosome G8, Prunus_persica_NCBIv2, whole genome shotgun sequence genome includes a region encoding these proteins:
- the LOC109950831 gene encoding uncharacterized protein LOC109950831, translated as MASAIRENSNQDLRHEIEEDRVMRIQGEFHKTKPTIFKGEPNPMTTKEWLRQLKRKMDNQRIPGDIRVVTACTYLEGQVYLWWESIMSMPNTEITIWEAFESIFMEKYFPSTMKAMKAREFVNLVQGNLIVDQYQSKFEELMRFAPYMIPDDATKAKRFEEGLRPSILEKVDILKLSILMWLIEHI; from the coding sequence ATGGCTTCAGCAATTAGAGAAAATAGTAACCAAGATCTCCgtcatgaaattgaagaagatcGAGTTATGAGGATACAAGGAGAATTTCATAAGACGAAACCAACGATATTTAAAGGTGAACCAAATCCTATGACAACTAAAGAATGGTTGAGGCAACTTAAGAGAAAGATGGATAATCAAAGAATTCCGGGAGACATTAGAGTTGTTACTGCTTGTACCTATCTAGAAGGACAAGTATACCTTTGGTGGGAGTCGATTATGAGTATGCCTAATACTGAAATTACAATTTGGGAGGCCTTCGAAAGTATTTTCATGGAAAAGTATTTTCCAAGTACTATGAAAGCAATGAAAGCAAGGGAGTTTGTTAACCTTGTCCAAGGCAACTTAATTGTTGATCAGTATCAGTCTAAGTTTGAAGAACTCATGCGTTTTGCACCATATATGATCCCTGATGATGCAACAAAAGCAAAACGATTTGAAGAAGGATTGAGACCGTCAATTTTGGAAAAGGTTGACATTTTGAAATTAAGTATACTGATGTGGTTGATAGAGCACATATAG